A single region of the Streptomyces sp. NBC_01262 genome encodes:
- a CDS encoding TetR/AcrR family transcriptional regulator: MPRPRSLTHAHLASAALAVIDRDGLAGLSMRAVAKELGVSTMALYRYVDDREELERLVVELVLGAVDTESPAPIEVMVGRLRDAVGAHPAVVPLTIAHRHASRSVLRWSEAVLGILAEAGFEGERRVIALRGLLGYVIGAIQLEHLGPLSGEGTVVIAELPADEFPYMAETARQARKVGADEEFFGGLDALLRGLGL, from the coding sequence ATGCCGCGCCCACGTTCGCTCACCCACGCCCACCTGGCCTCCGCCGCCCTCGCCGTCATCGACCGTGACGGGCTCGCGGGGCTGTCGATGCGCGCGGTCGCCAAGGAACTGGGCGTGAGCACGATGGCGCTCTACCGCTATGTGGACGACCGCGAGGAACTCGAACGGCTCGTCGTCGAGCTGGTGCTCGGAGCCGTCGACACCGAGTCACCGGCACCCATCGAGGTCATGGTCGGGCGTCTGCGCGACGCTGTGGGAGCGCATCCGGCCGTCGTGCCGTTGACCATCGCGCATCGGCACGCGTCCCGGAGCGTGCTGCGCTGGTCGGAGGCGGTGCTCGGGATCCTCGCGGAGGCGGGCTTCGAGGGTGAGCGGCGGGTCATCGCGTTGCGTGGGCTGCTGGGTTACGTGATCGGGGCGATCCAGCTCGAACACCTCGGGCCGCTGTCGGGCGAGGGGACGGTCGTCATCGCCGAGCTGCCGGCGGACGAGTTCCCGTACATGGCCGAGACCGCGCGGCAGGCACGGAAGGTCGGTGCCGACGAGGAGTTCTTCGGCGGGCTCGACGCGCTGCTGCGCGGCCTCGGTCTGTGA
- a CDS encoding serine hydrolase domain-containing protein, translating to MPRLSKGTSPEAFGGLNALVDDIRAYVEAVPRPWCAGAVVLAGRGPDVLLHEAVGWAVRYAAHDRELPREQWVPMRPGTVFDLASLTKLFTATVTACVDAVDLDDPVASHVPEFGAAGKGPITVRQLLDHTSGLRPELPFYDCADAAARTALLWAEAPVAEPGSVRIYSDLNLIALQHVLERATGEALDALVREHITDPLAMYDTRFNPPASWIPRIAATEDQRPPWGRLDRGMLHGVVHDENAYAMGGVAGHAGLFSSAWDLAVFCRALLDRGGPWPGFEADQPWFMGELAGRGAVGHTGFTGTSLVLDPASDSYLVLLANSVHPCRDWREGSAMRAAAGTRFARALASV from the coding sequence GTGCCGCGGCTGTCGAAAGGTACCTCCCCTGAAGCTTTCGGCGGGCTGAACGCCCTCGTCGACGACATCCGGGCGTACGTGGAAGCCGTCCCCCGGCCCTGGTGCGCGGGGGCCGTCGTGCTGGCCGGGCGCGGCCCGGACGTCCTGCTGCACGAGGCGGTGGGCTGGGCCGTCCGCTACGCCGCCCACGACCGCGAGCTGCCGCGCGAACAGTGGGTCCCGATGCGCCCCGGCACGGTCTTCGACCTGGCCTCGCTGACCAAGCTCTTCACGGCGACCGTCACCGCCTGCGTGGACGCCGTGGACCTCGACGACCCGGTCGCCTCCCACGTCCCCGAATTCGGCGCCGCGGGCAAGGGGCCGATCACCGTCCGCCAGCTCCTCGACCACACCTCGGGCCTGCGCCCCGAGCTCCCCTTCTACGACTGCGCCGACGCCGCCGCCCGCACCGCCCTGCTGTGGGCCGAGGCCCCGGTCGCCGAGCCCGGCAGCGTACGGATCTACTCGGACCTCAACCTCATCGCCCTCCAGCACGTGCTTGAGCGCGCCACCGGCGAGGCCCTCGACGCCCTCGTCCGCGAGCACATCACCGACCCGCTCGCCATGTACGACACCCGCTTCAACCCGCCCGCCTCCTGGATCCCCCGGATCGCCGCCACCGAGGACCAGCGCCCTCCCTGGGGCCGCCTGGACCGCGGCATGCTCCACGGCGTCGTCCACGACGAGAACGCCTACGCCATGGGCGGCGTCGCCGGGCACGCCGGGCTGTTCTCGTCGGCGTGGGACCTGGCCGTGTTCTGCCGCGCCCTGCTGGACCGCGGCGGCCCCTGGCCCGGCTTCGAGGCCGACCAGCCGTGGTTCATGGGCGAGCTGGCGGGCCGTGGCGCTGTCGGGCACACCGGATTCACGGGGACGAGCCTCGTCCTGGACCCGGCCTCGGACTCCTACCTGGTGCTGCTCGCCAACTCCGTACACCCCTGCCGGGACTGGCGCGAGGGCAGTGCGATGCGGGCGGCGGCCGGGACGCGCTTCGCGCGGGCTCTGGCGTCGGTGTGA
- a CDS encoding Gfo/Idh/MocA family protein gives MAHSEKPGKIRWGILATGGIAAAFTAELLELKEDAEVVAVASRGEASAKAFAERFGIPRAYGSWTELADDPEVDVVYVATPHSAHRVAAGLCLSAGKAVLCEKSFTVNAVEARELVELARGRGSFLMEAMWMYCNPAIRRLDALVRDGAIGEVRAVHADFGLSGPFEPTHRLRDPAQAGGALLDLGVYPVSFAHLLLGEPDEVQAWARLTEEGVDANTGILLGYDSGAVAVLSCSITAGTPTTATVTGTTGRIEFPHGFFHADRFVLHREGHDPEEFTAPAASLRYEAEEVMRCLRAGEPESPLVPLDGSLAVMRTLDTVRDRIGVRYAGEA, from the coding sequence ATGGCACATTCTGAGAAGCCCGGGAAGATCCGATGGGGCATTCTGGCGACCGGCGGCATCGCCGCGGCCTTCACCGCCGAGCTGCTGGAGCTCAAGGAGGACGCCGAGGTGGTGGCCGTCGCCTCGCGCGGCGAGGCCTCGGCCAAGGCCTTCGCCGAGCGGTTCGGGATCCCGCGCGCGTACGGGAGTTGGACCGAGCTCGCGGACGACCCGGAGGTGGATGTGGTCTACGTCGCCACGCCGCACTCCGCCCATCGGGTCGCGGCCGGGCTGTGCCTGAGCGCCGGGAAGGCCGTGCTCTGCGAGAAGTCCTTCACCGTCAACGCGGTCGAGGCGCGGGAGCTGGTGGAGCTGGCCCGGGGGCGCGGGAGCTTCCTGATGGAGGCCATGTGGATGTACTGCAACCCCGCCATCCGCCGCCTCGACGCCCTCGTACGCGACGGCGCCATCGGCGAGGTCCGCGCCGTCCACGCCGACTTCGGCCTCTCCGGGCCCTTCGAACCCACCCACCGCCTCCGCGACCCCGCCCAGGCCGGCGGCGCGCTGCTCGACCTCGGCGTCTACCCGGTGTCCTTCGCCCACCTGCTGCTGGGCGAGCCCGACGAGGTCCAGGCCTGGGCCCGGCTGACGGAGGAGGGCGTGGACGCCAACACCGGCATCCTGCTCGGCTACGACAGCGGCGCCGTCGCCGTCCTGAGCTGCTCCATCACCGCCGGGACCCCCACCACGGCCACCGTCACCGGGACGACCGGCCGCATCGAGTTCCCCCACGGCTTCTTCCACGCCGACCGCTTCGTACTCCACCGGGAGGGCCACGACCCCGAGGAGTTCACCGCCCCCGCCGCGAGCCTGCGCTACGAGGCCGAGGAGGTCATGCGCTGCCTTCGCGCGGGCGAGCCCGAGTCACCCCTCGTCCCCCTGGACGGCAGCCTCGCGGTGATGCGCACCCTCGACACGGTCCGCGACCGCATCGGCGTGCGCTACGCGGGCGAGGCGTAG
- a CDS encoding enoyl-CoA hydratase-related protein, which produces MPVLDRQDDVFILDLGDGENRFHPDWIAAVNAALDEVEKAEGPRALVTAATGKFYSNGLDLDWLFAHADRNEEYVTSVHALFARLLSLPVVTVAALQGHTFAAGAMFSLAHDFRVMRADRGFWCLPEADINIPFTPGMSALIQSRLTPRTAHEAMLTARRYGGADALAAGIVDHATDEDAVRTTAVGLAQAQAAKAGDTIATIRTRMYAPVLAALRDTASPLG; this is translated from the coding sequence ATGCCCGTTCTCGACCGCCAGGACGACGTCTTCATCCTCGATCTCGGAGACGGTGAGAACCGCTTCCACCCCGACTGGATCGCCGCAGTGAACGCCGCGCTGGACGAGGTGGAGAAGGCGGAGGGGCCGCGCGCGCTGGTGACCGCCGCGACGGGCAAGTTCTACTCCAACGGCCTCGACCTGGACTGGCTGTTCGCCCACGCCGACCGGAACGAGGAGTATGTGACCTCGGTCCACGCGCTCTTTGCCCGGCTGCTGTCCCTGCCGGTCGTCACCGTCGCGGCGCTCCAGGGGCACACCTTCGCCGCCGGCGCCATGTTCTCCCTGGCCCACGACTTCCGGGTGATGCGCGCCGACCGAGGTTTCTGGTGCCTGCCCGAGGCCGACATCAACATCCCCTTCACGCCCGGTATGTCAGCCCTCATCCAGTCCCGCCTGACGCCGCGGACGGCCCACGAGGCCATGCTCACCGCCCGCCGCTACGGCGGCGCCGACGCCCTGGCCGCAGGCATCGTCGACCACGCCACCGACGAGGACGCCGTACGTACGACGGCCGTCGGGCTCGCACAGGCCCAGGCCGCCAAGGCGGGCGACACCATCGCCACCATCAGGACCCGCATGTACGCCCCCGTCCTCGCCGCCCTGCGCGACACGGCCAGCCCCCTGGGCTGA
- a CDS encoding MFS transporter: MRSRSLPAVYWFLWSGMLINRLGGFAVLYLSLYLTDVRHLGASAAGLVTGLAGVGGMAGVLLGGSLADRWGRRRTLLACHAGTAVSLLVLGLSSALPLIAGATVLVGAGQAMAGPAFVAAIVDVVPEADRTRAFNLQFWAFNLGTAAASLMAGLLVRVGFTLLFVLDAATTVVTLCVLALGVPETRPSVTPGRGPGIGVALRDRVFLAFVGLSLLSAVVVAQTSTVLPLSMRRHGLPPGDYGLVAGLAGGLIVVGQLFVPRLIVGRRKGPVLALAAALQGLGIAVLAPLGGALWGCLLAAAVWTCGGMLAAPPNAAVVAELSPADLRARYQAVFYLVFPAAAFLAPAMGGWGLEHLSDAYWLLPAALALLAAAGHLAASGPRERRRARPGGQYEAPRRWRRASGRG, from the coding sequence GTGCGTTCGCGTTCGCTGCCGGCGGTCTACTGGTTCCTGTGGTCGGGCATGCTGATCAACCGGCTCGGTGGGTTCGCCGTCCTGTATCTGTCGCTCTACCTCACCGATGTGCGCCATCTGGGCGCGTCCGCCGCCGGGTTGGTCACCGGCCTGGCGGGCGTGGGCGGGATGGCCGGCGTACTGCTGGGCGGCAGCCTCGCGGACCGGTGGGGCCGGCGGCGGACGCTGCTGGCCTGCCATGCCGGCACGGCGGTCTCACTGCTGGTGCTGGGCCTGTCGTCGGCGCTGCCGCTGATAGCGGGCGCGACCGTGCTGGTGGGAGCCGGACAGGCGATGGCGGGACCGGCGTTCGTGGCGGCCATCGTCGACGTGGTGCCGGAGGCGGACCGGACGCGGGCCTTCAACCTGCAGTTCTGGGCTTTCAACCTGGGCACGGCGGCAGCCTCGTTGATGGCGGGGCTGCTGGTGCGGGTCGGCTTCACCCTGCTGTTCGTGCTGGACGCCGCGACCACGGTGGTCACGCTGTGCGTGCTGGCCCTGGGCGTCCCGGAGACCAGGCCGTCGGTGACCCCCGGCCGGGGCCCGGGGATCGGGGTGGCGTTGCGCGACCGGGTGTTCCTGGCGTTCGTGGGGCTGTCGCTGCTGAGCGCGGTCGTGGTGGCGCAGACCTCCACGGTCCTGCCCCTGTCGATGCGGCGGCACGGGCTGCCGCCCGGCGACTACGGCCTCGTGGCCGGCCTCGCGGGCGGGCTGATCGTCGTGGGCCAGCTCTTCGTCCCACGACTGATCGTCGGCCGCCGCAAGGGACCGGTCCTGGCGCTCGCGGCCGCCCTGCAGGGCCTCGGCATCGCCGTACTGGCCCCCCTCGGCGGCGCCTTGTGGGGCTGCCTGCTGGCCGCCGCCGTCTGGACATGCGGCGGGATGCTGGCCGCCCCGCCGAACGCCGCAGTAGTGGCCGAGCTGTCCCCCGCCGACCTGCGGGCCCGCTACCAGGCCGTGTTCTACCTGGTGTTCCCCGCCGCCGCCTTCCTGGCCCCCGCGATGGGCGGCTGGGGCCTGGAACACCTCAGCGACGCCTACTGGCTGCTCCCGGCCGCACTCGCCCTACTGGCCGCCGCCGGTCACCTGGCCGCCTCGGGCCCCCGCGAGCGCCGCCGGGCCCGCCCCGGCGGTCAGTACGAAGCGCCGAGGCGCTGGCGCAGGGCGTCCGGAAGGGGGTAG
- a CDS encoding PhzF family phenazine biosynthesis protein, producing the protein MGDIAHPTDVLRYTAFSTDPKGGNPAGVVLDATGLHDAAMLAIAAEVGYSESAFVTGRRSSHDLDVRYFSPKAEVPFCGHATVATAIALAERLGPGDFVFATQAGQVPVTVTADPSGSLLATLTSVEPHVLDAPVDAVTEALAALRWPAADLDPALPPRIAYAGARHLVLAAATRARLADLDYDFDRLAALMTSLDLTTVQLVWREPGTDGTVFHVRDPFPVGGVVEDPATGAAAAALGAYLRALDLVTAPATLTLHQGHDMGRPGLLTVTLREDDDRIRVTGSGTAILM; encoded by the coding sequence ATGGGAGACATCGCACATCCGACGGACGTCCTGCGCTACACCGCCTTCTCCACCGACCCCAAGGGCGGCAACCCGGCCGGGGTCGTCCTGGACGCCACCGGCCTCCACGACGCCGCGATGCTGGCGATCGCCGCCGAGGTGGGCTATTCGGAGTCCGCCTTCGTCACCGGCCGCCGGAGCAGCCACGACCTGGACGTCCGCTACTTCAGCCCGAAGGCGGAGGTCCCCTTCTGCGGCCACGCCACCGTCGCCACGGCCATCGCCCTGGCCGAGCGCCTGGGCCCCGGCGACTTCGTCTTCGCCACGCAGGCCGGGCAGGTCCCGGTCACGGTCACCGCCGACCCGTCCGGCTCCCTGCTCGCCACCCTCACCAGCGTCGAACCGCACGTCCTGGACGCCCCCGTCGACGCCGTCACCGAGGCCCTCGCCGCCCTGCGCTGGCCCGCCGCCGACCTCGACCCGGCCCTGCCGCCCCGCATCGCCTACGCCGGCGCCCGCCACCTCGTCCTGGCCGCCGCCACCCGCGCCCGCCTGGCCGACCTCGACTACGACTTCGACCGCCTCGCCGCCCTCATGACCTCCCTCGACCTCACCACCGTCCAGCTCGTCTGGCGCGAGCCCGGCACCGACGGCACCGTCTTCCACGTCCGCGACCCCTTCCCCGTCGGCGGCGTAGTCGAAGACCCCGCCACCGGCGCCGCCGCTGCCGCCCTCGGCGCCTACCTGCGCGCCCTGGACCTGGTCACCGCCCCCGCCACCCTCACCCTCCACCAGGGCCACGACATGGGCCGCCCGGGGCTCCTCACGGTCACGCTGCGCGAGGACGACGACCGCATCCGCGTCACCGGATCGGGCACCGCGATCCTCATGTGA
- a CDS encoding multidrug effflux MFS transporter, whose translation METEARMPGAGPVPPDQISTPDASKPVRPVRLAVPTAARRTGLLVTLVLGGLTALPPLSMDMYLPALPAVTRALHSPAATVQLTLTACLAGMALGQLVVGPLSDRWGRRRPLLAGMVIYVLATAVCAFAPTAELLIAFRLLQGLAGAAGIVIARAVVRDLHDGLDMARFFSTLMLISGVAPVIAPVIGGQVLRVTDWRGVFAVLTVVGIALTLVVWRWLHETLPPARRHQGGLGETLRTMRGLLADRRFTGYTLVGGFTFAALFAYIAASAFVVQDLYGASAQTYSLLFGVNSVGLVALGQVNGKVLVGRVSMDRVLGAGLAIIAAAALALLLMTSGALGRVGLPPVAAALFVLMSAMGLVLPNANALALMRTPHAAGSASALLGTSSFMIGAIASPLVGIAGERTALPMALVQVVSVTVAVVCFAGLCRPWRRTVDAPQAQ comes from the coding sequence ATGGAGACGGAGGCACGCATGCCGGGAGCCGGGCCGGTCCCGCCCGACCAGATATCCACACCGGACGCGTCAAAGCCGGTACGACCGGTACGACTCGCCGTACCCACAGCCGCCCGGCGTACGGGCCTGCTCGTCACCCTCGTCCTGGGCGGGCTCACCGCGCTGCCCCCGCTCTCCATGGACATGTACCTCCCGGCCCTGCCCGCCGTCACCCGCGCCCTGCACAGCCCCGCCGCCACCGTCCAGCTCACGCTGACCGCCTGCCTGGCGGGCATGGCGCTGGGCCAGCTGGTCGTCGGGCCGTTGAGCGACCGGTGGGGCCGCCGCAGACCGCTGCTCGCCGGCATGGTGATCTACGTACTGGCCACCGCCGTCTGCGCCTTCGCCCCCACCGCCGAGCTGCTCATCGCCTTCCGGCTGCTCCAGGGGCTGGCCGGGGCGGCGGGCATCGTCATCGCCCGGGCCGTCGTCCGCGACCTCCACGACGGCCTGGACATGGCCCGCTTCTTCTCCACGCTGATGCTGATCTCGGGCGTGGCCCCGGTCATCGCCCCCGTCATCGGCGGCCAGGTGCTCCGGGTCACCGACTGGCGCGGCGTCTTCGCCGTCCTCACCGTCGTCGGGATCGCGCTCACCCTGGTCGTCTGGCGCTGGCTCCACGAGACCCTGCCTCCGGCCCGTCGCCACCAGGGCGGCCTCGGCGAGACGCTGCGCACCATGCGCGGCCTCCTGGCCGACCGCCGCTTCACCGGCTACACGCTGGTCGGCGGCTTCACCTTCGCCGCCCTCTTCGCGTACATCGCCGCCTCCGCCTTCGTCGTCCAGGACCTGTACGGCGCCTCCGCGCAGACCTACAGCCTGCTCTTCGGCGTCAACTCCGTCGGACTCGTCGCCCTCGGCCAGGTCAACGGCAAGGTGCTCGTCGGCCGCGTCTCCATGGACCGGGTCCTCGGCGCCGGGCTCGCGATCATCGCCGCGGCGGCCCTGGCGCTGCTCCTGATGACCTCCGGCGCGCTGGGCCGGGTCGGTCTGCCGCCGGTCGCCGCCGCGCTGTTCGTCCTCATGTCCGCCATGGGCCTGGTGCTGCCCAACGCGAACGCGCTCGCCCTGATGCGTACGCCCCATGCCGCCGGATCCGCCTCCGCGCTCCTGGGCACCTCCTCCTTCATGATCGGCGCCATCGCCTCGCCACTGGTCGGCATCGCGGGCGAGCGCACGGCCCTTCCGATGGCCCTGGTGCAGGTGGTGAGCGTGACCGTTGCCGTGGTCTGCTTCGCCGGGCTCTGCCGCCCCTGGCGGCGTACTGTGGATGCACCGCAAGCGCAGTGA
- a CDS encoding DUF4291 domain-containing protein has translation MFQVPDREVRAEFNAETITVYQAYGPDIASPAVAAGTFVPPFKRERMTWIKPSFRWMMYRSGWATKPGQERVLAVRINRSGFEWALAHASLSHFDRRCHTSREEWQAQQAASPVRVQWDPERGTNMTPLPHRAIQVGLSGEAVDRYVDEWITGIDDITELVAEIRRNVRAGDLDKADAAIPREDAYPLPDALRQRLGASY, from the coding sequence ATGTTTCAGGTGCCGGACCGCGAGGTGCGCGCGGAGTTCAACGCGGAGACCATCACCGTGTACCAGGCCTACGGACCCGACATCGCCTCGCCGGCGGTCGCCGCGGGCACCTTCGTGCCGCCGTTCAAGCGCGAGCGGATGACCTGGATCAAGCCGTCCTTCCGCTGGATGATGTACCGGTCCGGCTGGGCCACCAAGCCCGGCCAGGAACGGGTCCTGGCCGTCCGCATCAACCGGTCGGGCTTCGAATGGGCCCTCGCGCACGCCAGCCTCAGCCACTTCGACCGGCGCTGCCACACGAGCCGCGAGGAATGGCAGGCCCAGCAGGCGGCGAGCCCCGTGCGGGTCCAGTGGGACCCGGAACGCGGCACGAACATGACGCCGCTGCCGCACCGGGCCATCCAGGTGGGGCTGTCGGGCGAGGCCGTGGACCGATACGTGGACGAGTGGATCACGGGCATCGACGACATCACCGAGCTCGTGGCCGAGATTCGCCGGAACGTCCGCGCGGGCGACCTGGACAAGGCGGACGCCGCGATCCCCCGTGAGGACGCCTACCCCCTTCCGGACGCCCTGCGCCAGCGCCTCGGCGCTTCGTACTGA
- a CDS encoding TetR/AcrR family transcriptional regulator, producing MSPRKSDSRDRMVLGAAALLGEYGVGATSIDRVLARSGAPRGSVYHHFPGGRAQLIDEAVALAGDYVAGLIEAATRADDVTEAIDAFFAVWRDRLVASDFRAGCPIVAVAVETNDEAPQLARSAAEVFARWREALAGLFLRNGVADGRSRRLAAFVIAAVEGAVIMCRAERSTAPLDDAAAEIHDLLVHALRDQPDPVPGHGTRS from the coding sequence GTGAGTCCGCGCAAGAGCGACAGTCGGGACCGGATGGTCCTCGGTGCGGCCGCGCTGCTGGGTGAGTACGGCGTCGGCGCGACCAGCATCGACCGGGTCCTGGCGCGCAGCGGTGCCCCGCGCGGGTCGGTGTACCACCACTTCCCGGGCGGGCGTGCGCAGTTGATCGACGAGGCGGTGGCGCTGGCCGGCGACTATGTCGCGGGCCTGATCGAGGCCGCGACGCGGGCCGATGACGTGACCGAGGCGATCGACGCGTTCTTCGCCGTGTGGCGGGACCGGCTGGTGGCGAGCGATTTCCGGGCCGGCTGCCCGATCGTGGCGGTGGCCGTGGAGACCAACGACGAGGCCCCGCAGCTCGCCCGTTCCGCCGCCGAGGTCTTCGCCCGCTGGCGGGAGGCGCTGGCCGGGCTGTTCCTGCGCAACGGTGTGGCCGATGGGCGGAGCAGGAGGCTGGCGGCCTTCGTCATCGCCGCGGTCGAGGGCGCCGTGATCATGTGCCGGGCCGAACGCAGCACCGCCCCGCTGGACGACGCCGCCGCCGAGATCCACGACCTGCTGGTCCACGCCCTGCGGGACCAGCCCGACCCCGTTCCCGGTCACGGCACCCGCTCGTGA
- a CDS encoding lamin tail domain-containing protein — protein MRNRTRTRTLACLITAISATAVTVAATPAAQAATGSVHLAKIYYNSPGSDRGSNSSLNAEWVTITNSTSAARSLKGWTLTDASNHKYTFGTFTLGAGKTVKVHTGKGSNTSTNRFQNKSWYIWNNTKDTATLRKSTGAKVDTCSYNTSTAVASKTC, from the coding sequence ATGCGCAACCGCACCCGCACCAGAACTCTCGCGTGCCTCATCACCGCGATATCCGCGACCGCCGTCACCGTCGCCGCCACACCGGCGGCCCAGGCCGCCACCGGCTCCGTCCACCTCGCGAAGATCTACTACAACTCCCCCGGCAGCGACCGGGGTTCGAACTCCAGCCTCAACGCCGAGTGGGTCACCATCACCAACTCGACCTCCGCCGCCCGCAGCCTCAAGGGCTGGACCCTCACCGACGCCTCCAACCACAAGTACACCTTCGGCACCTTCACACTGGGCGCCGGCAAGACCGTCAAGGTCCACACGGGCAAGGGCAGCAACACGTCCACGAACAGGTTCCAGAACAAGAGCTGGTACATCTGGAACAACACCAAGGACACCGCGACCCTGCGCAAGTCCACCGGCGCCAAGGTCGACACCTGCAGCTACAACACCAGCACCGCCGTCGCCTCCAAGACCTGCTGA
- a CDS encoding peroxiredoxin-like family protein has product MPFKPGSSITPRTLTPVTGPPVALPDPGPGRLTHLQFRRFAGCPVCNLHLQSVVRRHAEIEAAGIREVVLFHSPADELAEHTAGLPFPVIADPAKHLYAEFGVEAAPRALLDPRVWLPVLRAVARSAYQAARRREHLPAATPNGGRLGLPADFLIASDGRVLAVTYGRHAYDQWSVDELLTLAGSAGMIPDSGKVAQPGDWE; this is encoded by the coding sequence GTGCCCTTCAAACCCGGCTCGTCCATCACCCCGCGCACCCTCACCCCCGTCACCGGCCCACCGGTCGCCCTCCCCGACCCCGGTCCCGGACGGCTCACCCACCTCCAGTTCCGCCGCTTCGCCGGCTGCCCGGTCTGCAACCTGCACCTTCAGTCCGTCGTCCGCCGCCATGCCGAGATCGAGGCCGCCGGGATCCGGGAAGTCGTCCTCTTCCACTCCCCCGCCGACGAACTCGCCGAGCACACCGCGGGCCTCCCCTTCCCCGTCATCGCGGACCCTGCCAAGCACCTCTACGCCGAATTCGGTGTCGAGGCCGCCCCCCGCGCTCTCCTCGACCCCCGTGTCTGGCTGCCGGTCCTGCGCGCGGTCGCCCGCAGCGCGTACCAGGCCGCCCGCCGCCGCGAACACCTGCCGGCCGCCACCCCGAACGGCGGCCGCCTCGGCCTCCCCGCCGACTTCCTCATCGCGAGCGACGGCCGCGTCCTCGCCGTCACCTACGGCCGGCACGCCTACGACCAGTGGTCCGTGGACGAGTTGCTCACCCTGGCCGGTTCGGCCGGCATGATCCCGGACTCCGGTAAAGTCGCCCAGCCAGGGGATTGGGAGTAA
- a CDS encoding PaaI family thioesterase → MSTTDFTALSGLELMRWIQSVRPAEADMPSIGRLLGMRFDEVDHGRIVVSLDTRPDFANPLGAVHGGIAATLLDSVMGCAVHTTLPAGVAYTTLELKVNYIRAAHTGGQTLTAEGNVIHAGRRTATAEGKVVDDEGKLIAHATTTCLILGRD, encoded by the coding sequence GTGTCCACGACCGACTTCACCGCCCTGTCCGGCCTCGAACTGATGCGCTGGATACAGTCCGTGCGGCCGGCCGAAGCCGACATGCCGTCGATCGGCAGGCTGCTCGGCATGCGGTTCGACGAAGTGGACCACGGCCGCATCGTCGTCTCGCTCGACACCCGGCCCGACTTCGCCAACCCGCTCGGCGCCGTCCACGGCGGCATCGCGGCCACCCTCCTGGACTCCGTCATGGGGTGCGCGGTGCACACCACCCTGCCCGCGGGCGTCGCGTACACGACCCTCGAACTCAAGGTCAACTACATCCGGGCCGCCCACACCGGCGGCCAGACGCTCACCGCGGAGGGGAACGTCATCCACGCCGGCCGCCGCACCGCCACGGCGGAGGGCAAGGTCGTGGACGACGAGGGGAAACTGATCGCCCACGCCACCACGACCTGCCTCATCCTCGGGCGCGACTGA